One genomic region from Chitinophagaceae bacterium encodes:
- a CDS encoding phosphoribosyltransferase family protein: MPLKIWKDFSSLLFPITCYACKEPLVQGEEYLCIHCRSSISIAQINPEKNSFLDTHSYVMGLTFAIAYFRFSKEGISQKMLHTLKYSSHQDIGNILGKWFGEYLSSHYDIKKFDGLIPVPLHKRKEKVRGFNQSQVIANGISESTKIPVMTDILERNVYTETQTKKNKVQRIENIKNVFALKNPEKIKEKSLLIVDDVVTTGATILECGELCIKNGAKEFGICALTSKDIL; encoded by the coding sequence ATGCCTCTAAAAATTTGGAAAGATTTTTCTTCTCTCCTTTTCCCAATAACTTGTTATGCTTGCAAAGAACCACTGGTGCAGGGTGAAGAATACCTTTGTATTCATTGCAGGAGTAGTATATCAATAGCACAAATAAACCCCGAAAAGAACTCTTTTTTAGATACCCATAGTTATGTTATGGGACTTACTTTTGCGATAGCTTACTTTCGATTTTCCAAAGAAGGAATATCCCAGAAAATGTTACATACATTAAAATACTCTTCGCATCAAGATATTGGTAACATTTTGGGAAAATGGTTTGGAGAATACCTATCCAGCCATTATGATATAAAAAAATTTGATGGACTTATACCTGTTCCTCTTCACAAAAGAAAAGAAAAAGTACGCGGATTTAATCAAAGCCAGGTCATCGCAAATGGAATATCCGAATCTACCAAAATACCTGTAATGACAGATATATTAGAAAGAAATGTCTATACAGAGACCCAAACAAAAAAAAATAAAGTACAACGTATAGAAAATATAAAAAATGTATTTGCCCTCAAAAATCCCGAGAAAATAAAAGAAAAATCATTGCTGATCGTAGATGATGTAGTCACTACGGGAGCAACAATTTTAGAATGTGGCGAACTCTGTATAAAAAATGGAGCAAAAGAATTTGGCATTTGTGCTTTGACTTCTAAAGACATCTTATAA